One Natrinema halophilum genomic window carries:
- the thsA gene encoding thermosome subunit alpha, with protein MGNQPLIVLSEDSQRTSGKDAQSMNVQAGKAVAESVRTTLGPKGMDKMLVDSSGNVIVTNDGVTLLSEMEIDHPAADMIVEVAETQEDEVGDGTTSAVVVAGELLSQAEDLLDQDIHATTLAQGYREAAEEATEALEEIAIDVAEDDTEVLEQIAATAMTGKGAESAKDLLSELVVEAVQAVADDEGVETDNIKVEKVVGGSIENSELVEGVIVDKERVSDSMPYFAEDASVAIVDGDLEIKETEIDAEVNVTDPDQLEQFLEQEEAQLREMAETIDDVGADVVFVDGGIDDMAQHYLAQEGIIAVRRVKSSDQSQLARATGATPVSTVDDLSEDDLGFAGSVAQKEIAGDQRIFVEDVDDAQAVTLILRGGTEHVIDEVDRAIEDSLGVVRTTIEDGKVLAGGGAPEIDVSLALRDYADSVGGREQLAVEAFADALEVIPRTLAENAGLDPIDSLVELRSAHDGGDTGAGLDAYTGDTIDMDAEGVYEPLRVKTQAIESATEAAVMLLRIDDVIAAGDLAVSHDDDEEEAPGGPGGGMGGMGGGMGGMGGGMGGMM; from the coding sequence ATGGGCAACCAGCCCCTCATCGTTCTTTCGGAGGACAGCCAGCGAACCTCTGGCAAAGACGCGCAGTCGATGAACGTTCAGGCCGGGAAGGCCGTCGCCGAATCGGTACGGACGACGCTCGGTCCGAAGGGGATGGACAAGATGCTCGTCGATTCCTCGGGTAACGTCATCGTCACGAACGATGGCGTCACGCTTCTTTCGGAGATGGAAATCGATCACCCCGCGGCCGACATGATCGTCGAAGTCGCGGAAACACAGGAAGACGAGGTCGGCGACGGAACGACCAGCGCCGTCGTCGTTGCCGGTGAACTCCTCAGCCAGGCCGAGGACCTGCTCGACCAGGACATTCACGCGACCACCCTCGCTCAGGGATACCGCGAGGCCGCCGAAGAAGCAACCGAGGCACTCGAGGAGATCGCCATCGACGTCGCCGAAGACGACACGGAAGTCCTCGAACAGATCGCCGCGACGGCGATGACCGGCAAAGGTGCCGAAAGTGCCAAGGATCTGTTGTCGGAACTGGTCGTCGAGGCCGTCCAGGCGGTCGCCGACGACGAGGGCGTCGAGACGGACAATATCAAAGTCGAGAAGGTCGTCGGTGGCTCCATCGAGAATTCCGAACTCGTCGAGGGCGTCATCGTCGACAAAGAGCGCGTCTCCGACAGCATGCCGTACTTCGCCGAGGATGCCTCGGTCGCCATCGTCGACGGGGACCTCGAAATCAAAGAGACGGAGATCGACGCCGAAGTCAACGTTACCGACCCCGACCAGCTCGAGCAGTTCCTCGAACAGGAAGAGGCCCAGCTGCGCGAGATGGCCGAAACGATCGACGACGTCGGTGCAGACGTCGTCTTCGTCGACGGCGGCATCGACGACATGGCCCAACACTACCTCGCACAGGAGGGCATCATCGCAGTCCGGCGCGTCAAGTCCAGCGACCAGTCGCAGCTGGCTCGCGCGACCGGTGCCACACCCGTTTCGACGGTCGACGACCTGTCCGAGGACGACCTCGGGTTCGCCGGTAGCGTCGCCCAGAAGGAGATCGCTGGCGACCAGCGCATCTTCGTCGAAGACGTCGATGACGCCCAGGCAGTCACCCTGATCCTCCGTGGCGGCACCGAACACGTCATCGACGAAGTCGACCGCGCCATCGAGGATTCACTCGGTGTCGTCCGAACGACCATCGAGGACGGCAAAGTTCTCGCCGGCGGTGGCGCACCCGAGATCGACGTCTCGCTCGCGCTCCGTGACTACGCCGACTCCGTCGGCGGTCGCGAACAACTCGCCGTCGAGGCCTTCGCCGACGCACTCGAGGTTATCCCGCGGACGCTGGCCGAGAACGCCGGACTGGACCCAATCGACTCGCTCGTCGAACTCCGCAGCGCTCACGACGGCGGTGACACGGGTGCTGGCCTCGACGCCTACACCGGCGACACGATCGACATGGACGCCGAAGGTGTCTACGAGCCGCTTCGCGTGAAGACCCAGGCCATCGAGTCCGCCACCGAGGCGGCCGTCATGCTGCTGCGCATCGACGACGTCATCGCCGCTGGCGACCTCGCGGTCTCCCACGACGACGACGAAGAAGAGGCGCCCGGCGGCCCCGGCGGCGGCATGGGCGGCATGGGCGGCGGCATGGGCGGTATGGGCGGCGGCATGGGCGGCATGATGTAA
- a CDS encoding KH domain-containing protein has product MQHVKIPQDRIGVLIGEGGETMREIEAEAEVRLDIDSENGSVAVETVGDPVRGLKGPEIVRAIGRGFAPEDALRLLEDDMMLFDIVDIDAASRNKNDMKRKKGRLIGEGGRTRELMEELTGADVVIYGSTLGIIGAPQEVDAVRNAAEMLLDGAPHGAVYSFLEEKHNEMKHQGMEYHRFSGSQS; this is encoded by the coding sequence ATGCAGCACGTGAAGATTCCGCAGGACCGCATCGGCGTTCTCATCGGTGAGGGAGGCGAAACGATGCGCGAGATCGAAGCGGAAGCGGAAGTGCGACTCGACATCGACTCGGAGAACGGCTCCGTCGCCGTCGAGACTGTCGGCGATCCCGTCCGCGGCCTCAAGGGACCGGAAATCGTCCGCGCTATCGGGCGCGGGTTCGCTCCCGAGGACGCCCTTCGGTTGCTAGAAGACGACATGATGTTGTTCGACATCGTCGACATCGACGCCGCTTCGAGAAACAAAAACGACATGAAACGAAAGAAGGGCCGGCTCATCGGCGAAGGTGGCCGAACCCGAGAACTGATGGAGGAACTGACCGGCGCAGACGTCGTCATCTACGGCTCGACTCTCGGGATTATCGGTGCGCCACAGGAGGTCGACGCCGTCCGTAACGCTGCGGAGATGCTCTTGGATGGCGCGCCCCACGGTGCCGTCTACTCGTTCCTCGAGGAGAAGCACAACGAGATGAAACATCAGGGAATGGAGTACCACCGATTCTCTGGCAGCCAGTCCTGA
- a CDS encoding metallophosphoesterase — MNIGIISDTHDNAAATERAIEIFQEEGVEIVIHCGDFVAPLVVPYFDEFELHGVLGNNDGDAANLQAAFDSLGGESQLHGRFADLEFDGLSVAVLHGESKAEVGAIAAGETYDFVCYGHHHQRELSEDGRTTVVNPGAHFLARSEEDRTVAILDTLSESVRFRSVQD, encoded by the coding sequence ATGAACATCGGTATCATCTCGGATACCCACGACAATGCGGCGGCGACCGAACGCGCGATCGAAATTTTCCAGGAGGAAGGGGTCGAGATCGTCATCCACTGCGGCGACTTCGTCGCGCCGCTCGTAGTCCCGTACTTCGACGAGTTCGAACTCCACGGCGTCCTCGGGAACAACGACGGCGACGCCGCCAACCTCCAGGCCGCGTTCGACTCGCTGGGCGGTGAGAGCCAGCTCCACGGCCGCTTTGCCGACCTCGAGTTCGACGGCCTTTCCGTCGCCGTCCTCCACGGCGAGAGCAAAGCGGAGGTCGGAGCGATCGCAGCGGGTGAGACGTACGACTTCGTGTGTTACGGCCACCACCACCAGCGCGAACTATCGGAGGATGGCCGAACGACAGTGGTCAACCCGGGCGCACACTTCCTTGCGAGGTCCGAGGAGGATCGAACGGTTGCGATACTCGATACGCTGTCGGAATCGGTGCGCTTCCGGTCCGTTCAGGACTAG
- the rio1 gene encoding serine/threonine-protein kinase Rio1: MGQGTETEFGLVDLEEADTPGDEWEEIDVSDTEADRIARKRDREFEQFEERIKDADQFKVEQSVFDDATFAALYKLVQDGYVEAFGGPLSTGKEANVYHALGDDREVAVKVYRINASNFRQMRDYLEGDPRFEGLGGKKKDVVLAWTKKELANLRRARKAGVRVPEPIAAERNVLVMEYIGNEDGRAKRLGEVQIENPQTAYEVMREYMRRLYSAGLIHGDLSEYNVVFDEGQLVLIDLGQAVTVHHPNSRDFLERDCRNVASFFSRQGLDVTEDDLLEYVSSPEPDPSRD; this comes from the coding sequence ATGGGACAGGGAACGGAAACGGAGTTCGGACTGGTCGATCTCGAGGAGGCCGATACACCGGGTGACGAGTGGGAGGAGATCGATGTCTCGGATACCGAAGCAGATCGGATCGCCCGCAAGCGCGACCGAGAGTTCGAACAGTTCGAGGAGCGCATCAAGGACGCCGACCAGTTCAAGGTCGAGCAGTCGGTGTTCGACGACGCGACGTTCGCGGCGCTGTACAAGCTCGTCCAGGACGGCTACGTCGAGGCCTTCGGCGGCCCGCTCTCGACGGGTAAAGAGGCCAACGTCTACCACGCGCTGGGAGACGACCGCGAGGTCGCGGTCAAAGTCTACCGGATCAACGCCTCGAACTTCCGGCAGATGCGCGATTACCTCGAGGGAGACCCGCGCTTCGAGGGACTGGGCGGCAAGAAGAAAGACGTCGTACTGGCCTGGACCAAGAAGGAACTGGCGAACCTCCGGCGCGCACGGAAGGCCGGCGTCCGCGTTCCCGAACCGATCGCCGCCGAGCGCAACGTGCTCGTCATGGAGTACATCGGCAACGAAGACGGTCGTGCGAAGCGACTCGGCGAGGTCCAGATCGAGAACCCCCAGACCGCCTACGAGGTCATGCGCGAGTACATGCGCCGGCTCTACTCAGCCGGCCTGATCCACGGCGACCTGAGCGAGTACAACGTCGTCTTCGACGAGGGCCAACTCGTGCTCATCGACCTCGGGCAGGCCGTCACCGTCCACCATCCCAACAGCCGTGACTTCCTCGAGCGCGATTGTCGGAACGTCGCCTCGTTTTTCTCCCGGCAGGGACTGGACGTCACCGAAGACGACCTGCTCGAGTACGTCTCGAGTCCCGAACCGGACCCGTCTCGAGACTGA